One Jeotgalibaca porci genomic region harbors:
- a CDS encoding nucleotidyltransferase family protein — translation MKAIILAAGYATRLYPLTENMPKPLLEVAGKTILDFIVEKIDRVSEVDEIIIVTNDKFSGHFSEWNETSNYSKKITVVNDGTLTNETRLGAIGDIQYVIETLDVDDDLMILAGDNLFDFELTDFVRYFNEVGTDCITSYIEENEAQVKRAGVVELDGKQRVLSFEEKPPEPRSSYCVPAFYLYKKETLPLFQEYLAEGNNPDAPGHFVPYLINKQTVHAFLFEGKRYDIGTVESYESVKEIFENRK, via the coding sequence GTGAAAGCAATTATTTTAGCCGCAGGTTATGCAACACGCTTGTATCCTCTAACGGAGAACATGCCAAAACCGTTACTTGAAGTTGCGGGGAAGACGATTCTTGATTTCATCGTTGAAAAAATTGACCGTGTTTCAGAAGTTGATGAGATTATCATTGTCACAAATGACAAGTTCTCCGGGCATTTTTCAGAATGGAACGAAACGAGTAATTATTCGAAAAAAATAACGGTCGTGAATGATGGAACGCTAACGAATGAAACACGTTTAGGCGCTATCGGCGATATTCAGTATGTGATTGAGACTTTAGACGTTGATGATGACTTAATGATTCTGGCAGGAGATAATCTCTTTGACTTCGAACTGACAGATTTCGTGCGTTACTTTAATGAAGTAGGTACAGACTGTATTACATCTTATATTGAAGAAAATGAAGCACAAGTAAAACGTGCCGGTGTAGTCGAACTTGATGGAAAACAGAGGGTGTTGTCCTTTGAAGAAAAACCGCCTGAACCACGCTCGAGCTACTGTGTGCCTGCATTCTATTTGTATAAGAAAGAAACATTGCCGTTATTCCAAGAGTATTTAGCAGAAGGAAATAATCCGGATGCGCCAGGTCATTTTGTTCCTTATTTGATTAATAAACAAACCGTTCATGCCTTTTTGTTTGAAGGGAAACGCTATGATATTGGAACCGTCGAAAGTTACGAATCAGTAAAAGAAATATTTGAGAATCGAAAATAA
- a CDS encoding GHMP family kinase ATP-binding protein, whose translation MQELMMKFQEIYNGEDVRAVRSPLRICPIGAHSDHQGGRVSGMALDASVDMIYSPTEDGYVRIQSMDFPDKELFHITHDAEYIPGFWGTYIRGAVMALRQDYVLKKGINAIVSGKLPIGGLSSSAAVTTAYLMALCDANDIEVSKMDIIQYSHWVETQFIGLKNGILDQSANVLSMDNQLMVMDCLSNEHEMIQKGADMPEFEVVVVYSGISKQLISTDFNNRTDELRVGGWLLQDLSGMPITPALENVKLRNIPTEVYEDYKDQLPERLRKRAAHFYTEQKRVVDGAKAWAEGDIEKFGQLMFESGESSFYQYESGIPEMQSIFYLLKECKGVYGARPSGAGYRGAVIGLIDPAYKEEIKAKIDANYPVRHPEIKDLYEVNFCKTADGAHLVKDLEGMKE comes from the coding sequence TTGCAAGAGTTAATGATGAAATTCCAAGAAATCTATAACGGCGAAGACGTACGTGCAGTGCGCTCACCACTCCGTATTTGTCCAATTGGTGCTCACTCGGATCACCAAGGCGGACGCGTATCTGGTATGGCCTTAGATGCGAGTGTAGATATGATCTATTCACCAACAGAAGATGGGTATGTCCGTATTCAAAGTATGGATTTTCCTGATAAAGAACTATTTCATATCACGCACGATGCAGAGTATATTCCCGGTTTCTGGGGAACGTATATCCGTGGTGCAGTAATGGCCTTGCGTCAAGATTATGTTTTGAAAAAAGGAATCAATGCGATTGTGAGCGGGAAGTTGCCTATTGGTGGGTTGAGTTCTTCTGCCGCAGTAACAACAGCTTATTTGATGGCGTTGTGTGATGCGAATGACATTGAGGTTTCTAAGATGGATATTATTCAATATAGTCACTGGGTAGAAACGCAATTTATCGGATTGAAAAACGGAATTTTAGATCAGTCTGCAAATGTCTTGAGCATGGATAATCAGTTGATGGTGATGGATTGTTTGAGTAACGAGCACGAGATGATTCAAAAGGGCGCAGATATGCCTGAATTTGAAGTTGTAGTGGTTTACTCAGGAATCTCTAAGCAGTTAATCAGTACGGACTTTAACAACCGTACGGACGAGTTACGTGTTGGAGGCTGGTTGCTTCAAGATTTAAGTGGGATGCCGATTACACCCGCTTTAGAGAATGTAAAACTGCGTAACATTCCAACTGAAGTGTATGAAGATTATAAGGATCAATTACCTGAACGCTTACGCAAACGTGCAGCACATTTCTATACAGAACAAAAACGTGTGGTAGATGGCGCCAAAGCGTGGGCTGAAGGGGATATTGAGAAGTTTGGGCAGTTGATGTTCGAATCAGGCGAAAGCTCCTTCTACCAGTATGAATCAGGGATACCAGAAATGCAGAGTATCTTCTATTTATTGAAGGAATGTAAAGGTGTTTATGGTGCCCGTCCAAGTGGGGCGGGTTACCGTGGTGCAGTGATCGGTTTGATTGATCCAGCTTACAAAGAAGAAATTAAAGCGAAGATTGATGCAAATTATCCGGTTCGTCACCCTGAAATTAAAGACTTATATGAAGTTAACTTTTGTAAAACAGCAGATGGCGCTCATTTAGTTAAAGATTTGGAGGGGATGAAGGAGTGA